One part of the Candidatus Diapherotrites archaeon genome encodes these proteins:
- a CDS encoding radical SAM protein has translation MEQNSLCLISPPSRAHSTRPPLGLMTILAYLEKNGIRTELIDIKVDDLKVVELGSPRAQEIENQIFDKVKQLKPRMIGLSAYTHEVSYIIDFAKRLKEVWPTTIIVGGQHASLAPQDFIFEDSPVAFAVIGEGEETFRELCQTILENKPSSTYDHIQSLAFWDGTVMKKTPLRPLIEPLDEVPMPAYDRVDMEFYTRPHPYAIRYLPLSSMFVFASRGCPARCTFCAIPSVWRYNETKKPIRFRSPKAVVDEVEHLVKKYKVDAIYFYDDDFCVWKEHVIKICQEFISRGLPFVWGCETRVDKVDDELMGWMAKAGCIQIDFGVESGSQKMLDAVNKNCKVADIHTAFDLCKKYGIRTFANMMYNLPGETEEDVKANQALIQTIRPTTVSFGLMTPYPGSVIYDELSDGPEDYHYFKDAEWVLPKKFQVAKHEMDLNKLVSEDNIRYNSPLRQFGNTPAMVKVLAQVIRSRRKTDYAMAVVRLGKFFLFDRIPRMVAKNVSPYGILAKKEVISPASPTESPAS, from the coding sequence ATGGAACAAAACTCTCTCTGCTTGATTTCCCCTCCCTCCCGCGCCCATAGCACACGCCCTCCTTTGGGTTTGATGACCATCTTAGCCTATCTCGAAAAGAATGGGATCCGCACCGAACTGATCGATATCAAAGTGGATGACTTGAAAGTGGTGGAGTTGGGATCTCCCAGAGCCCAGGAAATAGAGAACCAGATTTTCGACAAGGTTAAACAACTCAAACCCCGCATGATCGGGTTGAGTGCCTATACGCATGAGGTCTCCTATATTATCGATTTCGCTAAACGGTTGAAGGAGGTGTGGCCCACGACCATCATTGTGGGAGGTCAGCATGCGTCTTTGGCCCCTCAAGATTTCATTTTCGAAGACAGCCCAGTGGCATTTGCAGTAATCGGGGAGGGAGAAGAGACCTTTCGTGAGCTATGTCAAACAATCCTGGAGAATAAACCTTCTTCTACCTACGATCACATCCAGAGTCTCGCGTTCTGGGATGGAACAGTAATGAAAAAGACCCCACTTCGTCCTCTTATCGAACCACTGGATGAGGTTCCCATGCCAGCCTATGATCGGGTGGATATGGAATTTTATACGCGCCCTCATCCCTACGCCATCCGATACCTTCCCCTTTCCTCAATGTTCGTTTTCGCCAGTCGGGGATGCCCAGCCCGATGCACCTTCTGTGCCATTCCGTCTGTTTGGCGGTACAACGAGACCAAAAAACCAATTCGTTTCCGTTCTCCGAAAGCCGTGGTGGATGAGGTTGAACACTTGGTAAAGAAATACAAGGTAGATGCCATTTATTTCTATGATGACGATTTTTGTGTCTGGAAAGAACATGTGATAAAGATCTGCCAAGAATTCATCTCCCGCGGCCTTCCCTTCGTGTGGGGGTGTGAGACGCGCGTGGATAAAGTGGATGACGAATTAATGGGGTGGATGGCCAAAGCGGGGTGTATTCAGATTGACTTTGGGGTAGAATCGGGGTCACAAAAGATGCTGGATGCGGTCAACAAGAATTGTAAGGTGGCCGATATCCATACCGCTTTCGATTTATGTAAGAAATATGGCATTCGGACGTTCGCAAATATGATGTATAATCTTCCCGGCGAGACGGAGGAGGATGTGAAGGCTAATCAGGCACTCATCCAGACTATTCGCCCAACGACCGTTTCCTTCGGCCTCATGACCCCATATCCTGGAAGTGTCATCTACGATGAATTGTCGGATGGACCTGAGGATTACCACTATTTCAAGGATGCCGAGTGGGTGCTGCCCAAAAAATTTCAGGTGGCCAAACATGAGATGGATCTCAACAAACTGGTTTCCGAGGACAACATCCGGTACAATAGCCCATTAAGACAATTCGGAAATACCCCAGCGATGGTAAAAGTGTTAGCTCAGGTGATTAGAAGTCGCAGGAAGACTGATTATGCCATGGCAGTCGTCCGATTAGGAAAATTTTTCCTTTTCGATCGCATTCCTCGGATGGTGGCCAAAAATGTTTCACCGTATGGAATTCTAGCCAAAAAGGAGGTCATTTCACCCGCATCCCCGACTGAATCCCCCGCTTCATGA
- a CDS encoding glycosyltransferase: protein MGFVEFFHGKTFSGLHKELAKKFLDKADYLCAMSSADKKMVEAELPGKKVEFWIEPPYSNPASEAKVFSKKESREWLGVKDDIILFFGFIRPYKGLIYLIRAMPRILKDKPNTKLVIQGVFWKDRQKYFDEIEKLNLKDHILIREGYVAGDDRARVFYSADVVVMPYLNISESAIIPLSWGFGVPVICTAVGGNVDWITDGKEGYLTPPKDPEALAKAVLDFYDKKMEPVFKENMNKRMEEIEWSEKQERVVLGNF, encoded by the coding sequence ATGGGCTTCGTTGAATTTTTCCATGGAAAAACCTTCTCGGGACTGCACAAGGAATTGGCCAAAAAGTTTCTGGATAAAGCCGACTACTTATGCGCCATGTCCAGTGCGGACAAAAAAATGGTGGAAGCGGAGTTGCCCGGAAAGAAAGTGGAGTTCTGGATCGAACCCCCGTATTCCAATCCCGCGTCCGAAGCCAAAGTGTTTTCCAAAAAAGAATCGCGGGAATGGTTGGGAGTAAAAGACGACATAATTTTATTTTTTGGATTTATCCGCCCTTACAAGGGATTGATTTACCTCATACGGGCTATGCCCCGCATACTGAAAGACAAACCCAATACTAAACTGGTCATACAAGGGGTTTTCTGGAAAGATAGACAAAAGTATTTTGACGAGATAGAAAAACTCAACCTGAAAGATCACATTCTCATCCGCGAAGGGTATGTGGCGGGCGACGACCGGGCGCGTGTGTTTTATTCTGCGGACGTGGTGGTCATGCCGTACCTAAATATTTCCGAATCGGCCATCATACCTTTATCCTGGGGTTTTGGGGTGCCCGTTATTTGTACCGCGGTCGGGGGAAACGTGGATTGGATTACGGATGGAAAGGAAGGATATCTAACTCCTCCCAAGGACCCCGAAGCACTCGCTAAAGCCGTACTTGATTTTTACGATAAAAAAATGGAACCAGTATTCAAGGAAAACATGAATAAGCGCATGGAAGAAATTGAATGGTCCGAAAAACAAGAACGAGTCGTTCTCGGCAATTTTTAA
- a CDS encoding glycosyltransferase family 2 protein produces the protein MRTSATLRSRERNDLLTPPKGLTLVVMIPAYNEEHTIHQVVDSIPRQIRGIDVVIPLVIDDGSTDHTATRATEAGAVVVSNATNQGLAYSFRKGVDTALQLGADIIVNTDADNQYDQSQIPDLIEPILRKRADMVLGSRFKGHIEHMSFGKYWGNRLATLAVNVVSGGNVSDGQTGFRAFSRDAILRLNVLSNFTYTQETILEAVDKNLAIEEVPITFRKRVDHNRLFGSIWTYARRASSTLIMGMLRYHPMRTFFTIGGLVVLAGLLVGSRVILQFIATGAVEPFLPSAVFTVLCILLGVQLVLMGLVGAMLKQQRQLIELQVVEQRKNIHSPLLGMRTDK, from the coding sequence ATGCGCACGTCAGCCACTCTTCGTTCACGTGAAAGAAACGACCTCCTTACCCCACCTAAAGGGCTGACGCTCGTCGTCATGATTCCAGCCTACAATGAGGAACACACCATTCACCAGGTCGTTGATTCCATTCCCCGCCAGATAAGAGGAATTGACGTGGTCATTCCCCTCGTCATTGATGATGGGAGCACCGATCATACGGCCACCCGGGCCACGGAAGCCGGGGCGGTCGTCGTCTCCAATGCCACTAACCAAGGGTTGGCCTATTCTTTCCGGAAAGGGGTGGATACCGCGCTCCAATTGGGTGCGGATATCATCGTGAACACGGATGCTGACAACCAATATGATCAATCCCAAATCCCTGATCTGATCGAACCAATATTGCGTAAACGGGCCGACATGGTGTTAGGATCCCGGTTCAAGGGGCATATTGAACACATGTCATTCGGCAAGTATTGGGGGAACCGTCTGGCGACGTTGGCAGTGAACGTCGTATCGGGAGGGAATGTGAGTGATGGGCAAACGGGTTTTCGAGCCTTTTCCAGAGATGCCATCCTCCGGTTGAATGTGCTTTCCAATTTCACGTACACCCAGGAGACCATCCTGGAGGCAGTCGACAAGAACCTGGCCATCGAGGAAGTTCCTATTACCTTTCGCAAGCGCGTGGACCACAACCGCCTCTTCGGGTCTATATGGACCTATGCCCGGCGCGCCAGCTCCACACTCATCATGGGAATGCTCCGCTACCACCCCATGCGCACCTTCTTCACCATAGGAGGCCTGGTTGTGCTCGCGGGGCTCCTTGTTGGAAGCCGGGTAATCCTCCAATTTATCGCCACCGGCGCAGTTGAACCCTTTCTCCCGAGCGCCGTCTTTACAGTATTATGCATCCTCTTGGGTGTTCAGCTCGTCTTAATGGGTTTGGTTGGTGCGATGCTCAAACAGCAGCGCCAATTGATCGAATTACAGGTAGTAGAACAACGGAAAAATATTCACTCGCCTCTATTGGGAATGCGAACAGATAAATAG
- a CDS encoding radical SAM protein, translating into MAPSLSDSTNMRSPDSSSMVSVSRPLRFLLLNPPFLTSFGIKESGGHAMPLGLMYIASYVRKYVPGIETTILDCEIDGLSDSQIEERLRTIKPDFVTFTVPTPTVNICQRISDLAKKVNSKTIVVWGGLHPTVFPKECVKHPSVDYAVIGEGEEIIRKLVQRLRDGGDDFSDIPGIAFKSGSGDPVQNPAHELIQDLDTIPFPAYDLIDVTRYHTAPSKKLSNSSSTMNIMTSRGCVFDCIHCISKTTWKRRMRFRSPQNVADEMEYCINEFGVKEFNFMDDLFGINEKRVIEVCEEIAQRNLGAKWVAFARTDTVTEPMLRAMKKAGCVQISMGIESGNQDVLDKMRKSLRLDQVRRGIALMKKHGFEVHSSFMLGNIGETKDTMQDTINFAKELDIDNATFFITSPYPGTDLYSVSLEGGLITPQTPWEEFIPLGTKQPLLVQSQIPYETLIQYQKKAFREFYLRPRILIKKFVRIRSLSDVRTLMEGLTVFKGILGKKVDTASA; encoded by the coding sequence ATGGCCCCCTCCTTATCCGATTCAACTAACATGCGGTCCCCAGACTCCTCATCCATGGTTTCTGTGTCACGCCCCCTACGATTTCTGTTGCTGAATCCCCCATTTCTCACGTCATTCGGAATCAAGGAATCGGGTGGGCATGCCATGCCCCTAGGGCTCATGTACATAGCCTCGTATGTCCGGAAATACGTACCAGGGATCGAAACGACTATTTTAGATTGCGAAATAGATGGTTTGTCCGATAGTCAGATAGAGGAACGACTCCGTACCATCAAACCTGATTTCGTCACATTCACAGTACCCACTCCGACCGTCAATATTTGCCAAAGGATATCCGATTTGGCAAAGAAAGTGAATTCAAAAACCATTGTTGTCTGGGGGGGATTGCATCCCACGGTGTTCCCGAAGGAATGCGTTAAACATCCCAGTGTTGATTACGCTGTGATAGGGGAAGGGGAAGAGATCATCCGGAAATTGGTACAAAGACTACGAGATGGAGGGGATGATTTCTCCGATATTCCAGGAATCGCATTCAAGAGCGGATCCGGTGACCCAGTGCAGAACCCAGCGCACGAGTTAATACAGGATTTGGATACAATACCATTTCCGGCCTATGATCTCATTGATGTCACAAGGTACCACACGGCCCCCTCCAAAAAGTTATCAAACAGCTCTAGCACCATGAACATCATGACCTCACGGGGATGTGTATTCGATTGTATTCATTGCATTTCAAAGACCACATGGAAACGAAGAATGCGTTTTCGTTCTCCTCAGAATGTTGCGGATGAGATGGAATACTGCATCAATGAATTTGGGGTGAAAGAATTCAATTTTATGGACGATCTTTTTGGTATCAATGAGAAGAGAGTCATCGAGGTCTGTGAGGAGATTGCGCAACGAAATCTTGGAGCAAAATGGGTCGCGTTCGCTCGAACCGATACCGTTACTGAACCCATGCTCCGCGCCATGAAGAAGGCGGGATGCGTGCAAATCAGTATGGGGATCGAATCCGGAAATCAAGACGTTTTGGATAAAATGCGTAAATCGTTGCGGTTGGACCAAGTGCGTCGTGGAATCGCTCTCATGAAAAAACATGGATTTGAGGTGCATTCTTCTTTTATGCTCGGGAATATTGGAGAAACTAAAGACACCATGCAGGACACGATTAATTTTGCCAAGGAATTGGATATCGATAACGCCACTTTCTTCATTACGTCCCCCTACCCCGGAACTGATTTGTATTCTGTTTCATTGGAAGGCGGCTTGATTACCCCCCAGACACCTTGGGAAGAATTTATCCCTCTTGGGACAAAACAACCCTTACTTGTACAGAGTCAAATTCCCTATGAGACGCTTATCCAATATCAGAAAAAGGCTTTCCGAGAATTCTATCTTCGACCCCGCATACTCATCAAGAAATTCGTCCGGATTAGGTCGTTGAGCGATGTACGAACACTCATGGAAGGATTAACCGTATTCAAGGGAATCCTGGGGAAGAAAGTCGATACGGCTTCTGCGTAG
- a CDS encoding glycosyltransferase family 4 protein, translating to MKIALLSPRTIRHEAAGIEQNVLHIGKYLQCKGHKVEIFCTAPKPERKTVFEGLQINEFPAFAPSETYFFSPALYSVLLSFDGEIIHCNGFNNLVSVVGILAKKKGQLLIITMNSSGTTSWLRKALRFPLLWFYQFYSHKIDRVICVSKWEYEYFKQKLPLPSERFIIIPNGIDVEEFHRVPRKAVPGRILSVGRLVRNKGMHRLIEALPMVKDSIPQAELHIVGTGPEEHALKEQARRLGLENRVIFHGSYHFSERPCLIKLFRSAKVFALLTDAESQGIVFGEAAAAGLPILLADKGVMHEYVAHGAAMGIRNPDSKDEVAKGLIKLLRSSPSTYSSFVWSWEKVGKAVEKVYLEVWRNK from the coding sequence ATGAAAATAGCACTTCTTAGCCCGCGGACAATCCGGCATGAAGCGGCTGGAATCGAACAGAATGTCCTCCACATAGGAAAATACCTTCAGTGCAAAGGACATAAAGTGGAAATTTTCTGTACCGCCCCCAAACCAGAAAGAAAAACCGTATTCGAAGGATTACAAATTAATGAGTTTCCCGCTTTCGCGCCCAGTGAAACCTACTTCTTCTCACCTGCTCTCTATTCCGTCCTTCTTTCATTCGATGGGGAAATAATCCATTGTAACGGGTTCAATAATCTCGTAAGCGTTGTTGGGATTCTCGCCAAGAAAAAAGGTCAATTGCTCATCATCACCATGAACTCAAGTGGAACGACCTCATGGCTACGAAAAGCATTGCGATTCCCCTTGCTGTGGTTCTACCAATTTTATTCTCATAAGATTGACCGAGTCATCTGCGTATCCAAATGGGAATATGAATATTTTAAGCAAAAACTACCCCTTCCTTCGGAGAGGTTTATTATCATCCCCAATGGAATCGATGTGGAAGAATTTCATCGCGTTCCCCGGAAAGCCGTGCCGGGGAGAATTTTGAGTGTTGGACGTTTGGTTCGTAATAAAGGGATGCACCGGCTTATCGAAGCTCTTCCGATGGTGAAAGATTCTATTCCTCAAGCGGAACTCCACATCGTCGGCACCGGGCCGGAGGAACATGCATTGAAGGAACAAGCTCGGCGATTAGGATTAGAAAACAGGGTCATATTTCATGGGTCTTATCATTTCTCCGAGCGCCCTTGCTTGATTAAACTATTTCGTAGCGCGAAAGTTTTCGCTCTTCTAACGGATGCGGAAAGCCAAGGGATCGTATTCGGGGAAGCCGCCGCGGCCGGATTGCCTATCCTACTGGCCGATAAAGGGGTTATGCATGAATATGTGGCCCATGGCGCTGCCATGGGAATTAGGAATCCTGATTCAAAAGATGAGGTTGCAAAAGGATTGATAAAATTGCTTCGGTCCTCACCCTCCACGTACAGTTCTTTCGTATGGAGCTGGGAAAAAGTTGGCAAAGCGGTCGAAAAAGTATATCTGGAAGTATGGAGGAATAAATAA
- a CDS encoding lysylphosphatidylglycerol synthase transmembrane domain-containing protein, whose product MKFSEKGLRIGFSLILLAFLFWYAQPLEAFAQLIRVAPLMIGISATGFGIIILLNALNGWWLLNGLVPIPFLKMLRYYLYSWVAEFYFPGKLGAFSIAYFLKKENVTVGQSTAIVMLTKLSTVTLAFGLGIAGLATWGWVGGLEHYLMIAGILIIVTFWTFFTKRGRDVVKRIILRHHTGLFIGFGGLVQRLGRNPLRLLVFIGLVGSGLLTQALVAHLLIGQAGFYIPLEVMVSIVSLVLLIGMVPLSFNGLGLREGLFVVLLEGFGVPGDIALAVGALNSGVGIALSFILTLLLLSRIPIPKWRDIVNENSTS is encoded by the coding sequence ATGAAATTTTCAGAAAAAGGATTACGCATCGGTTTCAGTCTAATCCTATTGGCATTTCTTTTCTGGTATGCACAACCTCTTGAAGCCTTTGCGCAATTGATTAGAGTGGCGCCTCTCATGATAGGGATTTCAGCCACTGGTTTTGGAATCATCATCCTATTGAATGCTTTGAACGGGTGGTGGCTACTAAATGGATTGGTTCCCATCCCATTCCTGAAGATGCTCCGCTATTACTTGTATAGCTGGGTAGCCGAATTCTATTTTCCTGGAAAGCTGGGCGCTTTTTCCATTGCTTATTTCCTCAAGAAAGAAAATGTTACTGTCGGTCAAAGTACGGCTATTGTAATGCTGACAAAATTATCTACTGTGACCCTTGCTTTCGGCCTCGGAATTGCCGGTTTGGCCACTTGGGGATGGGTAGGGGGATTAGAACATTATTTGATGATAGCGGGCATTCTCATAATAGTCACATTCTGGACATTCTTCACGAAAAGGGGTCGGGACGTAGTCAAACGAATTATCCTGCGACACCATACGGGATTATTCATTGGATTTGGGGGTCTCGTACAGCGACTCGGACGAAACCCCTTGCGACTGCTCGTTTTTATTGGATTGGTAGGAAGCGGACTCCTGACTCAGGCATTGGTGGCTCATCTCCTGATAGGGCAGGCAGGCTTTTACATCCCTTTGGAAGTCATGGTTTCCATAGTGAGTCTGGTGCTCCTCATCGGGATGGTACCCCTTTCTTTCAACGGTTTGGGATTAAGGGAAGGACTTTTCGTAGTTTTGTTAGAAGGATTCGGGGTTCCAGGCGATATCGCATTGGCTGTGGGAGCGCTTAACAGCGGAGTCGGTATTGCTTTATCATTTATTCTGACTCTCTTATTGCTATCTCGCATTCCCATTCCAAAATGGAGGGATATTGTAAATGAAAATAGCACTTCTTAG
- the rfbB gene encoding dTDP-glucose 4,6-dehydratase, with translation MRILVTGGCGFIGSHFIREHLKSYPDDEIVNLDKLTYAGRQENLQDIEKDPRYIFIHGDIGDSEIVNQAINGCDQVVHFAAETQVDKAIVDPSLFLKTNVMGTHALLEAARKQDAKKFVNISTDEVYGHILEGSFTEKSLLNPRNPYAASKAGGERLAYAYSETYGLDVSITRCSNNFGPYQYPDKVIPVFVIKLLNGQKVPLYGDGQHVRDWLYVLDHCLGIELVREKGKKGEVYNIGGGTEMTNRELTLKILALMGKKEDMIHSVPDRPGHDRRYSLDITKIQKELGFTPQHTLFDQKLKETIDWYVAHPSWWTPLLTAKASFVPNTMAKVGERA, from the coding sequence ATGCGCATACTGGTAACGGGCGGCTGCGGTTTCATCGGCAGTCATTTCATCCGGGAACATCTGAAAAGCTATCCCGACGATGAGATTGTGAATCTCGATAAGCTCACCTACGCGGGGCGCCAGGAAAACCTCCAGGATATCGAGAAGGACCCTCGGTATATTTTTATCCATGGGGATATTGGCGATTCTGAAATAGTGAATCAGGCCATAAATGGGTGCGATCAGGTGGTGCATTTCGCGGCCGAAACGCAAGTGGATAAAGCAATCGTGGACCCATCTTTATTTCTCAAAACAAATGTGATGGGGACGCATGCCTTGCTCGAGGCCGCGCGGAAACAGGATGCCAAAAAATTCGTGAACATTTCAACCGATGAGGTATACGGACATATTTTGGAAGGCAGTTTCACCGAAAAAAGCCTACTGAATCCCCGCAATCCCTATGCGGCTTCCAAAGCGGGGGGGGAACGATTGGCTTATGCGTATTCCGAAACATATGGGTTGGATGTCTCCATCACGCGCTGCTCTAATAACTTCGGCCCCTACCAGTATCCCGATAAGGTGATCCCGGTTTTCGTCATCAAGCTCCTCAATGGACAAAAAGTCCCTTTGTATGGGGATGGTCAGCATGTGCGGGATTGGCTCTATGTGCTTGACCACTGCCTTGGGATTGAATTGGTGCGCGAGAAAGGGAAGAAAGGAGAAGTCTACAACATCGGTGGGGGAACCGAGATGACTAACCGCGAATTGACACTGAAAATCCTTGCTCTCATGGGGAAGAAGGAAGACATGATCCACTCGGTGCCGGATCGGCCCGGTCATGATCGGCGGTACAGTTTGGACATCACCAAGATCCAAAAGGAATTGGGATTTACGCCCCAGCATACCCTTTTCGATCAGAAACTTAAGGAAACCATTGATTGGTATGTTGCTCATCCTTCCTGGTGGACGCCTCTGCTTACGGCGAAAGCGTCATTCGTTCCCAATACGATGGCAAAGGTGGGAGAACGCGCATGA
- a CDS encoding sugar phosphate nucleotidyltransferase has protein sequence MKGVILAGGSGTRLRPLTKVTNKHLLPIYKWPMIYYPLHTLIDAGITQILVVSGPDTLPELIDLLGDGGEFGVDLTYRVQMFPGGIPHAISIAEPFVGKEKFVSIHGDNILLDSMREHVQTFAKGKEECRLVLVEATPEAAQKSGVVAFDAKGDVKEFIEKSPQPPSQWVVTGMYMLTPHVFDLIRTFKPSQRGELESTDLYNGYLSRKTLATTKLQNGWIDAGTFDDLIQTTRYMQEHFENSIFAKYASKYQRI, from the coding sequence ATGAAAGGGGTTATTCTCGCTGGCGGATCGGGAACGCGTCTGCGTCCGCTGACGAAAGTGACGAACAAGCACCTCCTTCCCATCTACAAATGGCCCATGATATATTACCCCCTGCACACCCTTATCGATGCGGGCATTACCCAGATTCTTGTGGTATCGGGTCCCGACACGCTGCCCGAGTTAATCGACTTGCTTGGGGACGGGGGGGAATTTGGGGTGGACTTGACCTATCGCGTGCAGATGTTTCCGGGGGGGATCCCGCATGCCATTTCAATTGCCGAACCCTTTGTGGGCAAGGAAAAATTCGTCTCCATCCATGGAGACAACATCCTCCTTGACAGTATGCGGGAGCACGTTCAGACATTCGCCAAAGGGAAAGAGGAATGTCGCCTTGTGCTCGTGGAGGCCACTCCCGAGGCGGCGCAGAAGAGTGGCGTTGTGGCATTCGATGCGAAAGGAGACGTCAAAGAGTTCATTGAGAAATCCCCCCAGCCTCCGAGTCAGTGGGTGGTGACCGGGATGTACATGCTTACCCCCCACGTGTTCGATCTCATCCGCACATTCAAACCTAGTCAGCGGGGTGAATTGGAATCTACTGACCTTTACAATGGCTACCTCTCCCGGAAGACCCTCGCCACCACCAAGCTCCAAAATGGGTGGATCGATGCCGGGACATTCGACGACCTCATCCAAACCACCCGCTACATGCAGGAACACTTCGAGAACAGCATCTTCGCCAAATACGCGTCGAAATACCAACGTATCTAA
- a CDS encoding DegT/DnrJ/EryC1/StrS family aminotransferase, with protein sequence MNLIPVTQYTYAGNELKYLQEVLESKWLGGGPFVERFEKTFSGYCDMKYGCAVSNGTNALYLIYKVLGIGPGDEVIVPDNTFITPASMALHAGAKPVPVDVQSDTFNIDPVAVEKAITPRTKAIVPVHMLGHPADMDEINEIAAAHDIRVIEDAAEAHGAIYRKRKAGSLAPISFFSFYGNKTIASGEGGMILSDDHEFIETCRLQRGHGMRPEKRYWHEVIGYNYRMTDLQAAVGVAQLEKIDAFLERKHRIAKMYSELLSGVKGIILPTVREYATHSYWMYQILVTDEFPISRDELAVELRKKNIDTRRAFYSVHVQPPYRAEGNFPNSDICSATGLMIPMGANLTDDQVAYVADAIRGIGDQRA encoded by the coding sequence ATGAATCTGATCCCCGTTACCCAATACACCTATGCCGGAAACGAACTGAAATACCTCCAAGAAGTTCTCGAATCCAAATGGCTGGGGGGAGGACCCTTCGTGGAACGGTTCGAGAAAACTTTTTCTGGATATTGCGACATGAAATACGGGTGCGCCGTCTCCAACGGGACGAATGCGCTGTATCTGATCTACAAGGTTTTGGGCATTGGACCCGGGGATGAGGTCATCGTGCCAGACAACACCTTCATTACTCCTGCCAGTATGGCCCTGCATGCGGGTGCCAAGCCCGTTCCGGTGGATGTGCAGTCGGACACTTTTAATATCGACCCGGTGGCGGTGGAGAAAGCCATTACTCCTCGCACCAAAGCCATTGTGCCTGTCCACATGCTTGGTCACCCGGCGGACATGGATGAGATAAATGAAATTGCGGCCGCGCATGACATTCGGGTTATCGAGGACGCGGCTGAAGCGCATGGTGCCATTTATAGGAAAAGGAAGGCCGGATCGCTCGCGCCCATCTCGTTCTTTAGCTTCTATGGGAACAAGACCATCGCTTCAGGAGAAGGAGGAATGATCCTCTCCGACGATCACGAATTTATCGAAACATGCCGGCTGCAGCGTGGACATGGAATGCGGCCTGAAAAAAGGTATTGGCATGAAGTGATTGGGTATAATTATCGTATGACGGATCTCCAAGCGGCCGTTGGAGTGGCGCAGCTGGAGAAGATTGACGCCTTTTTGGAACGTAAACACCGGATTGCCAAAATGTATTCTGAACTATTATCGGGGGTAAAAGGAATCATCCTGCCCACAGTACGGGAATATGCCACTCATTCCTATTGGATGTATCAAATCCTCGTTACGGATGAGTTTCCCATATCTCGAGATGAATTGGCCGTCGAATTGAGGAAGAAGAACATCGACACGCGCAGGGCCTTTTACTCGGTGCATGTTCAACCTCCATATCGGGCGGAAGGAAATTTTCCCAATAGCGATATTTGTTCCGCGACCGGTCTCATGATTCCCATGGGGGCCAATTTGACCGATGATCAAGTCGCGTATGTGGCGGATGCCATCCGAGGGATAGGCGATCAACGAGCATAA
- a CDS encoding class I SAM-dependent methyltransferase produces the protein MSLDPKEYAPHIERDERASQKLVPSLKEWFSGMHGKNVADFGCGSGAAGGLLVDRFIVIGIDEQESALIKAQKRGLKTIQTSLEGRIPLDSASLDNAICKDVFEHLVHPHRLRDEIHRTLRRGGRLYAHVPNQFTLLDRVQIVFGRNMVVSRWFPGAEEWDFPHVRFFTRDGFRKFLEEGGFVVVREYEDLFYYHLPFNLTTRWLSRLFPSLFAPGFTFTVEKK, from the coding sequence ATGTCGCTCGATCCGAAGGAATATGCCCCTCATATTGAACGGGATGAACGAGCCTCCCAGAAACTAGTACCGTCTCTTAAGGAATGGTTTTCAGGGATGCATGGGAAAAATGTCGCTGATTTCGGATGCGGCAGCGGTGCCGCTGGAGGCCTGCTCGTGGACCGATTTATTGTCATTGGGATTGATGAACAAGAGAGTGCTTTAATAAAGGCACAAAAAAGAGGATTAAAGACGATCCAGACTTCCCTCGAAGGGAGGATCCCCTTAGACAGTGCTTCGTTGGATAATGCCATTTGTAAAGACGTGTTTGAACATCTGGTGCATCCCCATCGATTACGGGACGAGATCCACCGTACCCTCCGGAGAGGAGGGCGATTATACGCCCATGTGCCCAATCAATTTACTCTCCTCGATCGTGTTCAAATAGTATTCGGTCGGAACATGGTCGTGTCACGCTGGTTCCCCGGAGCAGAAGAATGGGATTTTCCACATGTCCGTTTTTTTACACGCGATGGATTTAGAAAATTCTTGGAAGAAGGAGGCTTCGTGGTAGTAAGAGAGTATGAGGATCTATTCTATTATCATCTGCCATTCAACCTGACCACGCGATGGTTGAGCCGTTTATTTCCCAGCCTATTCGCTCCGGGATTCACCTTCACGGTCGAAAAAAAATGA